A segment of the Anaerolineae bacterium genome:
CCTTCTTGAGACGAGGCGGTGACAGTAAATAATAAGAGCAATCCCAGGGTTAAGAAGGTGATAAGTTGACTGCGTTTTTTGGTATCCATGATAAAACCTCTGCTGTTGAAGATGATGATGATTTAACTCTGATGAGTGGCAAATAACCAATAGCTAAAAAGAAGGCCAATGATAAAGCCCAATCCTGCGCTTCCCCCAACAAAGGTACTCCACGTCAATTTCGAACTGATGACGAAGACAACGGCGGTGATACTCAATTGCAAAAAAATCAAAATCACCAAAGCGAGGATCGCGGTTGAGATTCTCGAAAATTTGGGGGATTTTTGAGCAGAAAGTTGAATAGTTTTGGCCGGGGCGGCTGTGGTAGCCGGCCGAATCAGTCTATCCGTATTGGCCAAGTTTTTCTCCGCCTCGCTGGCCTGCCGGTGAGGGCCAAAGACCCGGCCGCCGGGTAAACTGGGGGCGTTCCGGCTGTCTAGGCGAGCAATGAGCACGGTAATGTTATCCTCGCCGCCCCGGCTGTTGGCTAATTGCACCAGTTGCCGGCAGGCGGTTTTAGGGTCGGGCTGGCCGGTTACTATTTGGGTCATTTCCAAAGGATTGACTTTATTGGTCAAGCCGTCGCTGCATAAAATAAGCGTATCGCCAGGGTACACGTCTTGGATCATCCGGTCTACCCGCACCACAACGTTGTTGCCCAGCGCCCGCAGTAGCAAATTCTTTTTGGGATGATAGTAGGCTTCGCTGGCCGTCATGGCCCCGCTGGCTACCTGGTCGGCCACCCAGGAGTGGTCCTGAGTGATTTGTTGTAACAGCCCGTTTCGCAGCAAATAGGCCCGGCTATCTCCCACATGGCCAATAAAGAGCTGCTGACCGGAGAGCAAAGCCACCGTGGCCGTTGTGCCCATCTGGGTTACTCCCAGTTGGGTTGACAGGTCTAGCAGGCGGTCGTTGACGGCTTCAATGACGTCTTTTAAAACCGCCGCATAATAATCGGCGCGGCCGGGGCTATAATCAACCAACTGCTGAAATTGGCCGGTGGAAAAGAATTGGTCCAAACTGGCAATGGTATATCCACTGGCCATATCACCGGCCTGATGACCGCCCATGCCATCGGCCACGGCCAATAACAGGGTTACATTTGGCGGTAAATTAGGTTGGGTTAAAATCAGGTAACTATCTTCATTAAGTTCCCTGACCCGACCCCGGTCGGTGAGATGGCCAATTTGAAAGCCCATTACAATTTGCCGCTTTTAACTTGCATAAAAGATAGGGTGGTGCGGCCAATATTTATCTGGTCGCCATCTTCCAAAATATGACGGTCTATTTCACTGTTATTCACTTTGGTGCCGTTGGTGCTGGCCAGGTCGTGCAAAACAAAGCGCCCCTTTTCCAGTTTCACTCGGGCGTGCTGGCCGGAGGCCGAGGTGTCGTCCAGCACAATGTCGCATTGTTGGGCATCCCGGCCCAGGGTGGTCACTTCAGCCAATCTATACTCTTTGCCGGCCCGCGGCCCGGAGCGAATAACCAGAAAGGCCATTTCTTCCGGCATCTGATGGAGCAATTCGGTTTTGGCCGGGCCGGGCACGCCCGGGGCCGGCCCGCCGAGAAAAGAGACACCGGCCATGCTGCCGCCTATATTTTCGGTGGGTAAGGGGGCCACAGGCGGGATTTGCCCAGGGTCAGTTGCGGTGGCTCCTCCTGCCCAGGGAGGCGCAGGAGATTGCCCGGTGGGCGGTTCAAAGGTTGGCAGCGGAGATGCCGGATACGGCGGCATGCCCATTTCGCCTGCATATACCTCGGCGTTATAAAAAATTTTGGCCAGGTATCCCAAAATTGAAATTAGCCCGGCCACCGCCGCGCCGATACCCAGGTAAGCCAATAACGGCACCGCGTGGATAACATTTTGGGCAATACGCTCGTCTATGGCCACCGCTACCGAAGGCACCAGGAAGACAATAGACACCACAATCAAAACCTTCCAGATAAGTGGTTCGGTGCCTTTGCGTTGGGAGTCGTAAAAAATCCAGAAAGCGCCCAGCAAGGCCACGCCCAGGGTCACAAAGGCAATCCAACTATACCATTGTAAAACTACAATATTTTCACCATAAATGGCCGGATTTAAGTCTCTCACCTCAATCTTTGACCTCCTTAAACACCAGTTTTACCTTACCCAGTTGAATAACATCTCCATCCAGCAAGGCTTGTTTTTCAATCGATTTGTCGTTTAGATAGGTGCGGTTTCGGCTGGCCAGGTCGTATAAGACAAAACGATTATTTTCATATTTAATCACCGCATGTTCCGCCGACACATGTTCATCATCCAGGATAAGGTCATTCGTGGCGGTGTCGCGGCCAATGCGATAGGTGGTATGACCAATGCGTTGGGGTTTCTTGGGAGAACGAACGCCGCTCCGTATCACCAGGAATGCTTCGGGCAGTGGAGGCTGGCCCATAATTTTTGTTTTTGCGACCATTGTCTGCTCCTTATTTCATTTGTTTAAAGACCAGCACGGTTCGGCCTAAACTTACTTCGTCGTTATCTTGCAGCACTTGTTTGGAAACATCTGCTCCATTTACTTTGGTGCCATTGGCCGTAGCCAGGTCAAACAGGGTAAATACATCTTGGTTATCTTGGCCTTTACTTTGGCGGATTTTAACGTGTTGGCGCGAAATGGCCGTGTCGTCTAAAACAATATCGCAGTTACTTGGGTCCCGGCCAATGGTGGTTGCTTCAGGGCTGAGATGGTACAATTTACCGGCGCGGGAGCCTTCTTTCACCACAAACCAGGCGTTCACCGTAGTGGGGACAGCGTTGAGTAGTTCTGTTTTGGGAGGCGCGCTTCCTACCTGCCCCACCAGGCCAGGTCCCGCCATTCCCCCGCCGCCCATACCAATTTGTTCTGTAACCGGGTGGGACATTTGGGCCGTGGGGTCAACCGGAAACGAACCAGGAACCTGGGGGGTAGGTGGGGAAAAGTCTACCTGGGGTTGAGTGGGAGGATACGCGCCCATAGTTGGCTCCATCCCGCCATAAAACGGCGCGGGCGAAGCAACCGACACCGCTTGACGGGCGCTTTGAAAATAGCCAATAACGCTAATAATGCTGCCCACCAAACCGGCCAGGCTCAAATACAAAAACCACTCCAGATTTTGATAGTCAACGCCTATCTCTTCGGTTAAGCCTAACTGCGCGGCAATGGTCTCAAAGGCCTGGGTTATGTTTTCACCAAATTGTTCAGAAAACTCGGCCCGTCCTTCCAGATAACTTTGCAAGAGTTGCTTATCTTCTTCTTGAAAATGCAAAGTGGTCCAGGCGGCCGGCAGGGTCAAGGCCAGGCTCACCAAACCTATGGCCAACCAGAGGCTGGCTTGAATATTCTGTTGGCGGGCCGCATACCAGATATAACCCGTTACAATCAACACAATGGCCGGCACAACCAGGGCCACGTAGTTGAGATACCAG
Coding sequences within it:
- a CDS encoding FHA domain-containing protein produces the protein MRDLNPAIYGENIVVLQWYSWIAFVTLGVALLGAFWIFYDSQRKGTEPLIWKVLIVVSIVFLVPSVAVAIDERIAQNVIHAVPLLAYLGIGAAVAGLISILGYLAKIFYNAEVYAGEMGMPPYPASPLPTFEPPTGQSPAPPWAGGATATDPGQIPPVAPLPTENIGGSMAGVSFLGGPAPGVPGPAKTELLHQMPEEMAFLVIRSGPRAGKEYRLAEVTTLGRDAQQCDIVLDDTSASGQHARVKLEKGRFVLHDLASTNGTKVNNSEIDRHILEDGDQINIGRTTLSFMQVKSGKL
- a CDS encoding Stp1/IreP family PP2C-type Ser/Thr phosphatase, whose product is MGFQIGHLTDRGRVRELNEDSYLILTQPNLPPNVTLLLAVADGMGGHQAGDMASGYTIASLDQFFSTGQFQQLVDYSPGRADYYAAVLKDVIEAVNDRLLDLSTQLGVTQMGTTATVALLSGQQLFIGHVGDSRAYLLRNGLLQQITQDHSWVADQVASGAMTASEAYYHPKKNLLLRALGNNVVVRVDRMIQDVYPGDTLILCSDGLTNKVNPLEMTQIVTGQPDPKTACRQLVQLANSRGGEDNITVLIARLDSRNAPSLPGGRVFGPHRQASEAEKNLANTDRLIRPATTAAPAKTIQLSAQKSPKFSRISTAILALVILIFLQLSITAVVFVISSKLTWSTFVGGSAGLGFIIGLLFSYWLFATHQS
- a CDS encoding FHA domain-containing protein, with product MEKIIELWYLNYVALVVPAIVLIVTGYIWYAARQQNIQASLWLAIGLVSLALTLPAAWTTLHFQEEDKQLLQSYLEGRAEFSEQFGENITQAFETIAAQLGLTEEIGVDYQNLEWFLYLSLAGLVGSIISVIGYFQSARQAVSVASPAPFYGGMEPTMGAYPPTQPQVDFSPPTPQVPGSFPVDPTAQMSHPVTEQIGMGGGGMAGPGLVGQVGSAPPKTELLNAVPTTVNAWFVVKEGSRAGKLYHLSPEATTIGRDPSNCDIVLDDTAISRQHVKIRQSKGQDNQDVFTLFDLATANGTKVNGADVSKQVLQDNDEVSLGRTVLVFKQMK
- a CDS encoding FHA domain-containing protein is translated as MVAKTKIMGQPPLPEAFLVIRSGVRSPKKPQRIGHTTYRIGRDTATNDLILDDEHVSAEHAVIKYENNRFVLYDLASRNRTYLNDKSIEKQALLDGDVIQLGKVKLVFKEVKD